TGAAAGCATGCAATCTGCAAACTACCGAGGTATCTTCCGCATATGATGGTAACGACAGACTGCGCCCAACAAAAAAACTACAGCCGACCCGCTACTGCGGCGCTTACTTCAAGTTTGGTGGCCAAGAAGATGAGTCAGAACCACACTATCAGCGTCGGAGAAATCTGCAAGACCCTGGGAATATCG
This genomic window from Prosthecochloris marina contains:
- a CDS encoding helix-turn-helix domain-containing protein, coding for MSQNHTISVGEICKTLGISRATYYRYLEV